Proteins encoded by one window of Patescibacteria group bacterium:
- a CDS encoding DUF2207 domain-containing protein: MNKKSAAKVAKRRSGLIGFYSRKFIFFCGVFLLAFLAFNFIQTNKYSADVESINIGNSNQNSVISVSVDDNGIIRLNGKNVGKTELVNGYDEIRLPVLDNGGEYYDQLKILLSLPKGSAYKTKHEILAIHGVGSTQTYVNDPDTIEYDASQVSAYATITIVAQIPKGVINHPIIDQIINFFRGLEFNVWLLLALVLPIITFLYMTFFLRYLYRINKIDSPDREISAPPMALPPAIVGALFRGKVGSREIAATLIDLARRKDIVILDRERGFAFSKGRFDDRLLGYEKILLSKIFRNNLTSDRAEIERRINNHLYSKKMSIVSAGIYAITTRLGYFKVNPRSIHAKYRLIGILTFLFGLTAFILSLRFQLISTYSSFFWVGMMVSALIVAFSASNIPLRTQIGNEALSNWLAFKKFLSNPKPIPYTPTVIELFEAYLPYAIVLDCEVEWAKRFEEHNFIIPEWFLTDKVGLGLDEFCLSLFPIVSYVARSFAALREPGFE; the protein is encoded by the coding sequence TTGAACAAAAAAAGTGCAGCAAAAGTAGCTAAGAGACGGAGTGGTCTTATTGGATTTTACTCACGCAAGTTTATTTTCTTTTGCGGAGTTTTTCTGCTTGCGTTTTTGGCATTTAACTTTATTCAAACAAATAAATATTCGGCTGATGTAGAGAGCATAAATATAGGGAATAGCAATCAAAACTCTGTTATTAGTGTCTCGGTTGACGATAATGGCATTATCAGATTAAACGGCAAGAATGTCGGTAAAACGGAGTTGGTGAACGGATATGATGAAATCCGCCTTCCGGTCTTGGATAATGGCGGTGAATATTATGACCAGTTAAAGATTCTGCTCAGCTTACCAAAAGGTTCTGCTTACAAAACGAAGCACGAAATTCTAGCGATTCATGGAGTTGGGTCAACGCAGACGTATGTAAATGATCCAGATACGATAGAATATGACGCTTCACAAGTTTCGGCATACGCCACGATTACTATTGTTGCCCAAATCCCAAAAGGAGTGATAAACCACCCGATCATTGACCAGATAATCAATTTCTTCCGCGGGCTTGAATTTAATGTTTGGCTTCTTCTGGCGCTTGTTCTACCGATTATTACGTTCCTTTATATGACATTTTTTCTGCGATATCTCTACCGAATCAATAAAATTGATTCGCCTGATCGTGAAATATCTGCGCCGCCGATGGCGTTGCCGCCGGCTATTGTCGGAGCCTTGTTTCGCGGCAAAGTCGGTTCTCGTGAGATTGCCGCCACGCTGATTGACCTTGCCCGCCGTAAAGACATAGTCATACTTGATCGGGAGCGGGGATTTGCCTTCTCTAAAGGCAGGTTTGATGATCGTCTTTTGGGGTATGAAAAAATTTTATTATCAAAAATATTTCGCAATAATTTGACATCCGACCGAGCCGAAATTGAGCGTAGAATCAATAATCACCTCTACAGCAAAAAAATGTCGATAGTTTCTGCGGGGATTTATGCAATTACAACACGGCTTGGTTATTTCAAGGTCAACCCGAGAAGTATTCATGCAAAATATCGATTGATTGGAATCCTGACTTTCCTCTTTGGATTAACCGCCTTCATCCTAAGCCTGAGATTCCAACTTATCTCGACTTACTCCTCATTTTTCTGGGTTGGTATGATGGTTTCGGCCCTGATCGTAGCATTTTCCGCTTCAAATATTCCGCTTCGAACGCAAATTGGCAACGAGGCGCTGTCCAACTGGTTGGCTTTTAAAAAATTTTTATCAAACCCAAAACCGATTCCTTATACGCCGACGGTAATAGAATTATTTGAGGCATATCTGCCATATGCAATTGTCCTTGATTGCGAAGTTGAATGGGCAAAGAGATTTGAAGAACACAATTTCATAATCCCTGAATGGTTTTTGACAGATAAGGTCGGCCTCGGCTTAGACGAATTTTGCCTATCTCTTTTTCCAATTGTCAGTTATGTTGCGCGTAGTTTCGCCGCACTTAGGGAACCTGGATTTGAGTAA
- the holA gene encoding DNA polymerase III subunit delta produces the protein MIKLIYGQDTYRSKKKLSEILAEFLVSDPNKMNLEQIDGAEMAYGDFDRAISTMPFLAEKRLVIITNFLTKNKDSDLKSKIADRIGKISDQVDIIFFESGDPDKRVSLFKKLSADAENFAPLVGSDIDKFILENIKKSGMEIDFQAVRLLSSGLSADLNRLENELQKLILYAKSQGRKKIIEADVLELVEMDNNANVFHFVEALSGKNQKMAPQHLYNLIKIGEPEIKILSMIVYQYRNMIILKDFIESGEAVAGLASKAKMHPFVVQKTLPILKKYSLAQLIGVYSYLQKIDSEIKTGEIEPRIAIDMIVAKLAM, from the coding sequence ATGATAAAGCTAATTTACGGACAAGATACTTATCGGTCAAAGAAAAAATTAAGCGAGATACTCGCCGAATTTTTGGTTTCTGATCCAAACAAAATGAATTTGGAACAAATTGATGGTGCCGAAATGGCATATGGAGATTTCGATCGTGCAATTTCGACGATGCCGTTTTTGGCTGAAAAAAGATTGGTTATCATCACGAATTTTCTTACGAAAAATAAGGATAGCGATTTGAAATCTAAAATTGCTGATCGCATTGGGAAAATTTCGGATCAAGTCGACATTATATTTTTTGAATCTGGCGACCCAGACAAAAGGGTCAGCCTTTTCAAGAAATTATCAGCTGATGCGGAAAACTTTGCGCCACTTGTTGGCTCTGATATTGATAAATTTATTCTCGAAAATATCAAGAAATCCGGTATGGAAATTGATTTTCAGGCAGTCAGGCTATTGTCATCTGGCCTTTCTGCTGACCTTAATCGCTTAGAGAACGAACTTCAAAAATTGATTTTGTATGCAAAATCGCAGGGCAGAAAAAAAATTATTGAAGCAGATGTTTTGGAACTTGTTGAGATGGACAACAATGCCAATGTTTTTCATTTTGTCGAGGCGTTGTCCGGAAAAAATCAAAAAATGGCACCGCAGCATTTGTACAACCTAATCAAAATTGGAGAGCCTGAGATCAAGATTTTATCCATGATTGTATATCAGTATAGGAATATGATTATTCTCAAAGATTTTATTGAATCAGGAGAGGCGGTTGCTGGATTGGCCAGCAAAGCGAAGATGCATCCTTTTGTCGTGCAGAAAACTTTGCCGATCCTGAAAAAATATTCACTTGCCCAACTAATCGGCGTCTATTCGTATTTGCAAAAAATTGATTCAGAAATAAAAACCGGCGAAATCGAACCAAGGATTGCGATAGATATGATTGTAGCGAAACTTGCAATGTAG
- a CDS encoding DNA polymerase, with protein sequence MWKHLSEKGVKLPKITSEEINEKVRPVLREMEKNGIKLDVLAIDKLCKKLTKKAGKLESEIYKIAGEKFNIASPSQMAEILFEKMKLSTEGLKRTQSGFSTAASELAKIEDKSKIIKPILEFREVTKLISTYLKPLPTLVDENSRLHTNYGMETSTGRINSTEPNLQNIPIKGEYGTEIRAAFVAEKGNKLISADYSQIELRVVACLAQDQTMMAAFKSGEDIHARTASEIFALPIDKITHAERRLAKVVNFGILYGMSPYGLSQALSIPQEEAAKYIERYFSIHSGIKNYCNRMIDTARDQGYVETLFGFKRYLQNINSPNRYISEAEERIAINSPVQGTAAEILKLSMVNLHNVLAKKFPDAKMLLTVHDELVIETAEKDVAEIEKIVKREMESAIFLCVPIEVETGVGASWAECK encoded by the coding sequence ATGTGGAAACATTTGAGTGAAAAGGGTGTTAAACTGCCCAAAATAACATCAGAAGAAATTAACGAGAAAGTTAGGCCGGTTTTGCGTGAAATGGAGAAAAATGGGATTAAACTTGATGTTCTTGCGATCGATAAGCTGTGCAAAAAACTGACTAAGAAGGCTGGGAAACTGGAGAGCGAAATTTACAAGATTGCTGGCGAGAAATTCAATATTGCATCACCATCGCAAATGGCGGAGATATTGTTTGAGAAAATGAAACTTTCGACGGAGGGGCTCAAACGGACACAGAGCGGATTCTCGACGGCGGCATCGGAACTCGCCAAAATTGAAGACAAAAGCAAAATTATCAAGCCGATTCTTGAGTTTCGTGAGGTAACAAAGCTGATTTCGACCTATTTGAAGCCACTACCAACACTTGTTGATGAAAATTCAAGGTTGCATACAAATTACGGTATGGAAACTTCGACCGGCAGGATAAATTCGACCGAACCGAACCTGCAAAATATCCCGATCAAGGGCGAATACGGGACAGAAATACGCGCGGCATTTGTGGCGGAAAAAGGAAATAAACTGATTTCGGCTGACTATTCTCAAATTGAACTTCGAGTAGTTGCTTGCCTTGCGCAGGACCAGACGATGATGGCGGCGTTTAAATCGGGAGAAGATATTCACGCTAGAACGGCGTCGGAGATATTCGCTTTACCGATAGATAAAATTACGCATGCCGAGAGACGGCTCGCAAAAGTCGTAAACTTTGGGATTCTCTATGGCATGAGCCCGTATGGACTCTCGCAAGCGCTATCCATCCCACAAGAAGAAGCGGCCAAATATATCGAGCGCTACTTTTCGATCCACTCGGGCATCAAGAATTATTGCAACCGCATGATCGATACAGCGCGAGACCAAGGCTATGTCGAGACGCTTTTTGGTTTCAAGCGCTATTTGCAAAATATCAATTCGCCAAACCGCTACATTTCGGAGGCGGAGGAGCGGATCGCCATCAATTCGCCGGTCCAAGGAACGGCGGCCGAGATCCTAAAATTATCGATGGTAAACTTGCACAATGTATTGGCAAAAAAATTCCCCGATGCCAAAATGCTTCTTACTGTTCATGATGAATTGGTTATCGAGACGGCAGAGAAAGATGTGGCCGAGATCGAAAAAATAGTGAAGCGTGAGATGGAAAGCGCGATTTTCCTTTGTGTGCCGATAGAAGTTGAGACCGGGGTGGGCGCCAGTTGGGCGGAGTGCAAGTAG
- a CDS encoding 5'-3' exonuclease H3TH domain-containing protein: MEKLVLIDGNAIIHRAYHALPPNMSNSRGELTNAVYGFTTTLIKVLEDLKPEHIACSFDLAGPTFRHEAYSDYKATRVKADQELYDQIPRVKEIVKTMNIPIYEKEGFEADDVVGTIVERLKDDKNIQIYIVSGDKDIYQLINGNVLVYSLRHGLNKLEIVDHATIYEEYNLDPHDFIDLKALAGDPSDNIPGVPGIGPKTATELIQKFDTLDNLYGQIAKLLNCSLNNLTMQQFNNEMVESVAKELKVKPRIIQLLLTNKDQAFLSQKLATIHRDVPIDFSLEDAKWGDYDRDKLKALFEELGFRSLLARFGVAEAKQGRKPTEEQKKKDEQLKLL; the protein is encoded by the coding sequence ATGGAAAAACTTGTTTTGATAGATGGCAACGCAATCATTCATCGGGCGTATCATGCGCTTCCGCCGAATATGTCAAATTCGCGAGGCGAACTTACCAATGCGGTGTATGGCTTCACGACCACGCTGATCAAGGTACTTGAGGATTTGAAACCGGAGCATATCGCGTGCTCTTTTGATCTTGCCGGACCGACTTTCCGTCACGAAGCGTATTCAGACTATAAAGCGACGAGGGTGAAGGCTGATCAGGAACTCTACGATCAGATTCCGCGAGTAAAAGAGATCGTGAAAACGATGAATATTCCAATCTATGAAAAAGAGGGATTCGAAGCGGACGATGTCGTCGGCACTATTGTCGAGCGACTTAAAGATGATAAAAATATCCAGATTTATATTGTCTCGGGCGATAAAGACATTTATCAGCTTATAAATGGGAATGTCTTGGTTTATAGTTTGCGGCATGGGCTTAACAAATTGGAAATCGTCGATCACGCTACGATTTATGAGGAATATAATCTTGATCCGCATGATTTCATCGATTTGAAAGCGCTGGCCGGCGATCCGTCCGATAACATTCCCGGAGTCCCGGGAATTGGGCCGAAAACAGCGACGGAACTAATCCAAAAGTTCGATACACTGGACAACCTATATGGTCAAATTGCTAAATTGCTAAATTGCTCACTTAACAATTTGACAATGCAACAATTTAACAATGAGATGGTGGAAAGTGTCGCGAAAGAGCTTAAAGTTAAACCAAGAATAATCCAACTTTTGCTGACAAATAAAGATCAGGCTTTTCTTTCGCAGAAATTGGCGACGATTCACAGGGATGTGCCTATCGATTTTTCTCTTGAAGACGCGAAGTGGGGAGATTATGATAGGGACAAGCTCAAGGCTCTCTTCGAAGAGCTTGGATTTCGATCGCTTCTTGCAAGATTCGGTGTCGCAGAGGCGAAACAAGGAAGAAAACCGACAGAGGAGCAGAAAAAAAAGGACGAGCAATTGAAATTGCTCTAG
- a CDS encoding VTT domain-containing protein encodes MVKKMAKALAFPVIFLISIIVLFAVWNVIGLPTNQELVGVARHYFEIYGYPVLLISAIIESIPIIYIYFPGSSVILLAAAMSRQGTMNLWGVVFTVAAGIIITYIANYWIGYYGLHKAFIRFGLKDSVESTRTSLEKHGDKWLWLTYGHPNFGALTSLTCGITKYSFKRFLVYSFIATVLWCGFWGVVCYFSSGAIIKIVTLRWLFFLLIVALIIWKVIVEVRKFKKSSSSN; translated from the coding sequence ATGGTAAAGAAAATGGCAAAGGCGCTAGCATTTCCAGTGATTTTTTTGATATCGATCATCGTGCTTTTTGCTGTTTGGAATGTGATAGGGCTACCCACAAATCAGGAACTTGTTGGTGTTGCCCGCCATTATTTCGAAATATACGGGTACCCAGTCTTATTAATTTCTGCCATTATCGAGTCGATCCCGATAATATACATTTATTTTCCGGGCTCATCGGTAATACTTCTTGCGGCTGCGATGAGTCGGCAGGGGACGATGAACCTCTGGGGCGTAGTTTTTACCGTTGCGGCGGGAATAATTATCACTTACATTGCGAACTATTGGATCGGATATTACGGCTTGCACAAAGCGTTTATCCGATTTGGGCTGAAAGATAGCGTTGAGTCGACTAGAACAAGCCTTGAAAAACACGGTGACAAGTGGCTTTGGCTCACGTATGGCCATCCAAACTTTGGCGCTCTCACATCTCTGACTTGCGGGATAACGAAATATTCTTTTAAAAGGTTCTTGGTCTACTCGTTTATTGCGACGGTTCTGTGGTGCGGATTTTGGGGTGTAGTTTGTTACTTCAGCTCCGGTGCGATTATAAAAATTGTCACCTTGCGGTGGCTTTTCTTCCTACTCATCGTCGCGCTAATAATTTGGAAGGTAATCGTAGAGGTCAGAAAATTTAAGAAAAGTTCTAGTTCAAATTAA
- a CDS encoding nicotinate phosphoribosyltransferase: MKEFNLIEATDSYKVTHFRQYPPQTQRVYSFYESRGGEFPEVVFFGLQYIAKRYLAGPVVSAEDIEEMREEFALHFGNTSLFNQAGWERIVNVHGGCLPVEIRAIPEGTPVPTHNVMMTVVNTDLELPWLTNYLETLLCQVWYPCTVATQSREMKRIILRYLTETGDPAGINFKLHDFGFRGSTTVESAGIGGCAHLVNFQGTDTMQALRVARKYYCERMAGFSIPAAEHSTITSWGRENEVAAYANMLRAFPSGLVAVVSDSYNIYEACSRLWGEQLRSEVLSRDGTLVVRPDSGNPTLVVPHVLEALGEAFGYEVNGKGFKVLNPKVRVIQGDGIDFSMLGSILETMKAAGWSADNIAFGSGGGLLQKMNRDTCKFAFKCSAVQIDGGWQDVMKDPVTDPGKRSKAGRLALVCDKDNAYATMRQEDASVQGYEDLLIPVFRNGEVLIDQTLADIRERAAI, encoded by the coding sequence ATGAAAGAGTTCAACCTAATCGAAGCGACGGATTCATACAAGGTGACGCACTTCCGGCAGTACCCGCCTCAGACGCAGAGGGTCTACTCCTTCTACGAGAGCCGAGGCGGCGAGTTCCCGGAGGTCGTCTTCTTCGGCCTCCAGTACATCGCAAAGCGCTATCTCGCGGGCCCAGTCGTATCGGCCGAGGACATCGAGGAGATGCGCGAGGAGTTCGCGCTCCACTTCGGCAACACAAGCCTGTTCAACCAAGCCGGCTGGGAGCGGATCGTCAACGTCCACGGCGGGTGTCTGCCTGTCGAGATCCGGGCTATTCCGGAGGGGACGCCGGTGCCAACTCACAACGTGATGATGACGGTGGTGAACACCGACCTCGAGCTTCCGTGGCTGACCAACTACCTTGAAACGCTGCTCTGCCAGGTCTGGTACCCGTGCACGGTAGCGACGCAGAGCCGCGAGATGAAGCGGATCATCCTCCGGTATCTCACGGAGACCGGCGACCCCGCCGGGATCAACTTCAAGCTCCATGACTTCGGCTTCCGTGGTTCGACCACGGTCGAGTCCGCGGGCATCGGAGGCTGTGCCCATCTGGTCAACTTCCAGGGCACCGACACGATGCAGGCGCTGCGCGTGGCACGCAAGTACTACTGCGAGCGCATGGCAGGGTTCTCTATCCCGGCGGCGGAACACTCGACCATCACTTCGTGGGGGCGGGAGAACGAGGTTGCGGCTTATGCCAATATGCTTCGCGCCTTCCCCTCCGGCCTGGTGGCGGTGGTATCCGACAGCTACAACATCTACGAAGCCTGCAGCCGCCTCTGGGGCGAGCAGCTTCGGAGCGAGGTCCTTTCGCGCGATGGTACCCTGGTCGTCCGGCCGGACAGCGGCAACCCCACCCTGGTGGTACCGCATGTCCTCGAAGCCCTGGGCGAAGCCTTCGGCTACGAGGTCAATGGCAAGGGCTTCAAAGTCCTGAACCCGAAAGTCCGAGTGATCCAGGGCGATGGCATCGACTTCTCGATGCTTGGGTCCATCCTCGAGACGATGAAGGCTGCCGGCTGGTCGGCTGACAACATCGCCTTCGGCTCCGGCGGCGGACTCCTGCAGAAGATGAACCGCGATACCTGCAAGTTCGCCTTCAAGTGCAGCGCGGTCCAGATCGACGGCGGCTGGCAGGACGTGATGAAGGACCCAGTCACTGACCCGGGCAAGCGCTCGAAGGCCGGGCGGCTGGCCCTGGTCTGCGATAAGGACAACGCCTATGCGACGATGCGCCAAGAGGACGCGTCGGTGCAGGGCTACGAGGATCTTCTCATTCCGGTCTTCCGGAATGGCGAGGTCCTCATCGACCAGACTCTCGCGGACATCCGCGAGCGCGCGGCGATCTAG
- a CDS encoding NUDIX domain-containing protein, which yields MTKKVGVVVARFQVAALHQGHCDLIEYALAQCERVLVVLGIPGSLPTNRNPLEYHMREAMVREAYPEVEIIGLPDQLSDAYWSETLDALIAERCHGCDVVLYGSRDSFFGVYGGHFATEVFEPRCHDNGTSARAQIAERVSVTPDFRAGIIYREETRTPRVYVTVDVAVMNDEGEVLLATKSREQGKKCFVGGFIDPDDTSLEAAASRELHEEVEGLCTEGPFIYIGSTKIDDWRYHGTPDVVMTHMFITHRTWGYAKARDDIDAVAWVPIDEIEAVLADYHLPLGKMLKAYIAK from the coding sequence ATGACCAAGAAAGTCGGAGTGGTCGTCGCCCGTTTCCAGGTCGCCGCGCTTCATCAGGGGCACTGCGACCTCATCGAGTATGCGCTTGCGCAATGTGAGCGGGTGCTCGTAGTCCTAGGCATCCCCGGTTCGCTTCCGACCAACCGCAACCCGCTGGAATATCACATGCGGGAGGCGATGGTGCGGGAGGCATATCCGGAGGTCGAGATCATCGGCCTACCTGACCAACTCTCCGATGCTTACTGGTCGGAGACGCTCGATGCGCTGATCGCCGAACGTTGTCACGGCTGCGATGTTGTCCTCTATGGCTCCAGGGATTCGTTCTTTGGGGTCTATGGTGGACACTTCGCGACTGAGGTGTTTGAGCCTCGGTGCCACGACAACGGCACCTCCGCTCGGGCGCAGATCGCTGAGCGGGTGAGCGTCACTCCCGACTTTCGGGCCGGGATCATCTACCGCGAAGAGACTCGGACACCACGGGTCTACGTGACGGTCGATGTGGCCGTCATGAACGACGAAGGCGAAGTTCTGCTTGCGACGAAGAGTCGCGAGCAGGGCAAGAAGTGCTTCGTCGGTGGCTTCATCGATCCGGATGACACTTCGCTCGAAGCGGCAGCAAGCCGTGAACTCCACGAGGAAGTCGAAGGGCTCTGCACCGAAGGCCCCTTCATCTACATTGGCTCGACCAAGATCGACGATTGGCGCTACCATGGCACCCCGGATGTGGTGATGACTCACATGTTCATCACTCACCGGACCTGGGGCTACGCCAAGGCGAGAGACGACATCGATGCTGTCGCGTGGGTGCCGATCGACGAGATTGAGGCGGTCCTGGCAGATTATCATCTGCCGCTCGGGAAGATGCTCAAGGCATACATCGCGAAGTAG
- a CDS encoding NUDIX domain-containing protein, whose protein sequence is MKKYPSPKPEHLKFAVLATDVVLFSLRDGELVVRLIAVDRPPAFPAGSKGFPGGLIRPTETAEEAAVRIIKDKAGVSEKKLYIEQLRTFSAVNRDPRGRVVSVSYLAMVPWEKLSEKERKDTPESWWAKVGDAKPLSYDHDEMLFEALKRLRSRVSYTTLIQKLMPKEFTLGMLEKAYEEILGVPQDKRNFRKKIAKIKVLKELSEKQTGEPYRPAQLYKFASETIKDIEII, encoded by the coding sequence ATGAAGAAATATCCGAGTCCAAAACCTGAACATTTGAAGTTTGCGGTGCTTGCCACCGACGTAGTTTTGTTTTCTCTACGCGATGGTGAGCTAGTGGTTCGCCTGATCGCCGTTGATCGCCCGCCGGCATTTCCTGCGGGAAGCAAGGGTTTTCCCGGAGGCTTGATCCGTCCCACGGAAACAGCAGAAGAGGCGGCGGTTCGCATTATCAAAGATAAAGCTGGTGTTTCTGAAAAAAAGTTATATATAGAGCAACTTCGCACATTTAGTGCTGTGAATCGTGATCCACGTGGTAGGGTGGTGTCAGTTTCATACCTTGCCATGGTGCCATGGGAAAAACTTTCCGAAAAAGAGAGAAAAGATACTCCAGAATCATGGTGGGCTAAAGTTGGTGATGCTAAGCCGCTCTCATATGATCACGACGAGATGCTTTTTGAGGCTTTGAAGCGCCTAAGGTCTAGGGTTAGCTACACGACCTTAATACAGAAACTAATGCCGAAAGAATTTACGCTGGGAATGCTTGAGAAGGCATATGAGGAAATTCTGGGGGTGCCGCAAGATAAGCGCAATTTTCGTAAAAAAATTGCTAAAATCAAAGTCCTTAAGGAACTCTCCGAGAAGCAAACCGGGGAACCATATCGACCGGCGCAGCTTTACAAATTCGCCTCCGAAACAATAAAGGATATTGAGATAATCTGA
- a CDS encoding DUF5677 domain-containing protein produces MKDLKSIQNLLSDVEELFEKDFKNQTDGKLSNNLTDQVILGLLVKSSKTIRAIKLISYGFGEDCIVLARTIFENYLNVKYILDEDEENRSKLFIYHGFYDGFKKIDNGLLNGIEKKSLEEIYTPEVREETAKIRDREYRCLKEKGMKTKKESWSLRSMKDMAEEIGETESYEKIYWVMSLYTHPSANSLRDYVQSKGKNLTFLDVPSANNIEEGLIVAIDFFLKLLKMLCERFGIEIMNKLSNARDGLERIISEEKKDE; encoded by the coding sequence ATGAAAGACCTAAAATCGATACAAAATTTATTAAGTGATGTAGAGGAGCTTTTTGAGAAAGATTTTAAAAATCAAACTGACGGAAAATTAAGCAATAATTTAACTGACCAAGTAATTCTTGGCCTTCTAGTAAAGAGCTCGAAAACCATAAGAGCGATAAAATTAATATCATATGGTTTTGGAGAAGACTGCATCGTTCTAGCTCGAACAATATTTGAGAATTATCTTAATGTTAAATATATCTTGGATGAAGATGAAGAAAACCGATCCAAATTATTTATATATCATGGCTTTTATGATGGTTTTAAGAAAATCGATAATGGACTGCTTAATGGAATTGAAAAAAAGAGCCTTGAGGAAATTTATACTCCAGAGGTTAGAGAAGAAACTGCAAAAATAAGAGATCGTGAATATCGTTGTTTGAAGGAAAAGGGCATGAAGACCAAGAAGGAAAGTTGGTCATTACGGTCTATGAAAGATATGGCTGAAGAGATCGGAGAAACCGAAAGCTACGAAAAGATCTATTGGGTCATGAGCTTATATACTCATCCAAGCGCAAATTCTTTGAGGGATTATGTGCAATCGAAAGGCAAAAATTTGACCTTCCTTGATGTACCGTCGGCTAATAATATTGAAGAAGGTTTAATTGTTGCTATTGATTTTTTTCTGAAACTTTTAAAAATGTTGTGTGAAAGATTCGGTATCGAAATAATGAATAAATTGTCTAATGCTAGAGATGGACTAGAGCGGATAATTAGTGAGGAAAAAAAGGACGAGTAA